The Asterias amurensis chromosome 21, ASM3211899v1 genome has a segment encoding these proteins:
- the LOC139953103 gene encoding uncharacterized protein produces the protein MDTEYLKRNLGSCLTSALAEVAEKRPMDPIEYIAQWLYKFKENECYYAEEEARGKQLAIERVEAEKEKQRQEIMRQEAEKLAQEEAEARKAEEPPPEVPVEEDKSAVSKERSNLPGAPNLETVPEGEEQQEEEQVAPAEDAEQTETKEEDEDKDEEKEEDKEADGDNAQDADADEATGDGEQQAAETEQDAEEAS, from the exons ATGGACACagaatatttgaagagaaatctGGGGAGCTGTTTGACCTCGGCATTGGCTGAGGTGGCAGAGAAACGACCTATGGATCCGATTGAATACATAGCGCAGTGGCTGTACAAGTTTAAGGAAAATGAATGCTACTATGCTGAG GAGGAAGCCAGAGGTAAACAACTTGCCATCGAGAGAGTGGAGGCAGAGAAAGAAAAACAGCGTCAAGAAATTATGAGACAAGAAGCGGAGAAACTGGCTCAAGAAGAAGCTGAAGCAAGGAAG GCTGAGGAGCCTCCACCAGAAGTTCCCGTAGAAGAAGATAAGTCGGCAGTCTCCAAAGAGAGAAGCAATCTTCCTGGTGCGCCAAACCTTGAGACTGTTCCAGAGGGGGAGGAACAGCAGGAGGAAGAGCAGGTAGCCCCAGCCGAGGATGCTGAACAAACAGAAACAAAG GAGGAGGATGAAGACAAAGATGAAGAGAAAGAGGAAGACAAAGAGGCAGACGGAGATAATGCTCAGGATGCCGACGCTGACGAGGCAACGGGAGATGGAGAGCAACAGGCAGCTGAGACCGAGCAAGACGCTGAGGAAGCAAGCTAG
- the LOC139953033 gene encoding biogenesis of lysosome-related organelles complex 1 subunit 2-like isoform X2 has protein sequence MEKQSSAIADSSTGDEMNLTRDSSGIGVETGTEATEPDHDIAELTRDMFNKMTAYIRGDLATTAEDYKLLEDMNRITSKKYEDMKQTACEISSAMKTLDEKYKNLEPYLAQVDQIEESVLSLEHAALRLDAYARRLEAKFKHLEKR, from the exons ATGGAGAAGCAGAGCAGCGCCATTGCGGATAGTTCTACTGGGGATGAGATGAACTTAACACGAG ACAGTTCTGGAATTGGTGTTGAGACTGGAACGGAGGCTACCGAACCTGACCATGATATTGCTGAACTGACACGAGATATGTTTAATAAGATGACTGCATACATCCGAGGAGATCTAGCAA CAACAGCAGAAGATTACAAGCTCCTTGAAGACATGAACAGAATAACGTCTAAGAAGTATGAAGATATGAAGCAAACAGCATGTGAGATCTCCAGCGCTATGAAGACTTTGGATGAAAAAT ATAAAAATCTTGAGCCGTACTTGGCTCAAGTTGATCAAATTGAAGAGAGTGTCCTCAGTTTAGAGCATGCGGCTCTAAGACTTGATGCCTATGCTAGACGACTAG AAGCCAAATTCAAGCATCTTGAGAAAAGGTGA
- the LOC139953033 gene encoding biogenesis of lysosome-related organelles complex 1 subunit 2-like isoform X1: protein MEKQSSAIADSSTGDEMNLTRADSSGIGVETGTEATEPDHDIAELTRDMFNKMTAYIRGDLATTAEDYKLLEDMNRITSKKYEDMKQTACEISSAMKTLDEKYKNLEPYLAQVDQIEESVLSLEHAALRLDAYARRLEAKFKHLEKR from the exons ATGGAGAAGCAGAGCAGCGCCATTGCGGATAGTTCTACTGGGGATGAGATGAACTTAACACGAG CAGACAGTTCTGGAATTGGTGTTGAGACTGGAACGGAGGCTACCGAACCTGACCATGATATTGCTGAACTGACACGAGATATGTTTAATAAGATGACTGCATACATCCGAGGAGATCTAGCAA CAACAGCAGAAGATTACAAGCTCCTTGAAGACATGAACAGAATAACGTCTAAGAAGTATGAAGATATGAAGCAAACAGCATGTGAGATCTCCAGCGCTATGAAGACTTTGGATGAAAAAT ATAAAAATCTTGAGCCGTACTTGGCTCAAGTTGATCAAATTGAAGAGAGTGTCCTCAGTTTAGAGCATGCGGCTCTAAGACTTGATGCCTATGCTAGACGACTAG AAGCCAAATTCAAGCATCTTGAGAAAAGGTGA
- the LOC139953261 gene encoding uncharacterized protein: MSYRGGGGGGSWRGGGGGNRGGNGYRGGGGGRGGGGGFRGGRGGRGGGRGGFGQSYGPPDEVVEIGEYVHPCQDDMVVKGTNDKIPYFNAPIFLQNKEQIGKVDEIFGHLTEYYFSVKMSDNMKVSSFNKDQKFFIDPMKLLPLQRFLPKAPGSVSKRGGRGGRGGGGFRGGRGGRGGGGGFRGRGGGGGGFRGRGGGGGGFRGGAGGSFRGGAGGRGGFSRGFRGGR, translated from the exons ATGAGCTACAGAGGTGGCGGAGGTGGAGGCAGTTggagaggaggaggaggaggtaACCGGGGAGGGAATGGATACCGGGGAGGTGGCGGTGGTcgtggagggggtgggggtttCCGAGGGGGGCGTGGTGGCCgaggaggaggaagaggggGATTTGGACAAAGCTACGGACCACCAGATGAAGTTGTTG AAATTGGTGAATACGTGCACCCCTGTCAGGATGACATGGTGGTGAAGGGAACTAACGATAAGATCCCATACTTCAACGCACCAATCTTCCTTCAAAATAAAGAACAGATCGGCAAGGTGGATGAGATCTTCGGCCATCTAACGGAATAC TATTTTTCTGTCAAGATGTCGGACAACATGAAAGTGTCTTCCTTCAATAAAGACCAAAAG TTTTTCATCGATCCGATGAAGCTTCTCCCCTTACAGCGCTTCCTTCCTAAGGCTCCTGGCTCCGTTTCAAAGAGAGGGGGTAGAGGAGGGCGAGGTGGGGGCGGATTCCGCGGAGGAAGAG GAGGAAGAGGTGGCGGAGGTGGTTTCCGAGGACGAGGAGGTGGCGGAGGAGGTTTCCGAGGTCGAGGAGGGGGTGGTGGTGGCTTCCGTGGAGGTGCTGGTGGTAGCTTCCGTGGAGGTGCTGGAGGAAGAGGAGGCTTCAGTAGAG gATTCCGCGGTGGAAGATGA
- the LOC139953102 gene encoding uncharacterized protein, with protein MSHQCAVYGCSNDRRYPERMKVMPHVYQHMGQTDRVKFYRCKLQFYSKWTRLIKRQDFKVNKNTVVCSNHFKYGQPRLCEQHPTEYLRGCNTTTTRSTRHARRPSSKIRKNPSLNSAPPRTDPCGESGNVNAKPSPLGMCKAGFQHDHSMYVSHVSSDGGQSCQRTGLVQGPCADCESALQKLRRKNAELQRELEHLKEKQRRTKMTSQKHSGSKSKCFSIDDIKNNERLMKLYTGLQSYEAFMCVFDHVKLKMGRLHYYSRSTSHNTKCWQKTGAAERALSMKDELLLTLMKLRLNLVDEDLAFRFCVSTSVVSNIISTLLPFLANELKSHQTFAYDFSLGPS; from the exons ATGTCACATCAATGTGCCGTGTATGGCTGCTCAAACGACCGTCGTTATCCAGAAAG GATGAAGGTGATGCCCCACGTGTATCAACATATGGGTCAGACTGATCGAGTCAAGTTTTATAGATGTAAGCTTCAGTTTTATTCAAAGTGGACAAGACTTATCAAGAG ACAAGACTtcaaagtaaataaaaacacTGTAGTTTGCAGTAATCACTTCAAGTATGGGCAACCCCGACTATGCGAACAACACCCAACAGAATACCTCAGAGGTTGTAACACCACTACCACTAGGTCTACTAGACATGCTAGACGTCCCTCATCCAAGATAAGAAAAAACCCATCGCTCAATTCTGCACCCCCAAGGACGGATCCTTGCGGCGAATCCGGCAATGTGAACGCAAAACCTTCTCCGCTAGGGATGTGTAAAGCTGGCTTCCAACATGATCATAGTATGTATGTCAGTCATGTCAGTAGTGATGGTGGTCAATCATGTCAAAGGACAGGTCTAGTTCAAGGCCCATGTGCTGACTGTGAATCAGCCCTTCAAAAGTTGAGACGTAAAAACGCAGAGTTACAAAGGGAACTTGAACACTTGAAAGAGAAACAAAGAAGAACCAAGATGACATCACAAAAGCATAGCGGTTCAAAGTCAAAGTGCTTTAGTATTGATGACATCAAGAATAACGAACGTTTGATGAAGCTGTACACAGGATTGCAGTCGTATGAAGCGTTTATGTGTGTTTTCGACCATGTCAAATTAAAAATGGGAAGACTGCATTATTACAGCAGAAGCACATCGCATAATACAAAATGCTGGCAAAAAACAGGTGCTGCGGAGAGAGCACTTTCAATGAAGGATGAACTCTTACTGACACTCATGAAACTTCGTCTAAACCTTGTTGATGAAGATCTAGCATTCAGGTTCTGTGTCAGTACGTCAGTCGTTTCAAACATAATTTCAACTCTTCTCCCATTTCTTGCTAATGAGCTTAAAAGTCACCAAACATTTGCATATGATTTCTCGTtagggccgagttga